A genome region from Gossypium hirsutum isolate 1008001.06 chromosome A04, Gossypium_hirsutum_v2.1, whole genome shotgun sequence includes the following:
- the LOC107952786 gene encoding heavy metal-associated isoprenylated plant protein 47, with protein MKQKMVLKVQMNCEKCRAQALRIAAATQGVTQMAIQGQEKDELMVTGEEVDSVKLTRCLRKKLHHATVLTIEVIKEKKEEKGKKTKNEENKKIKDEKHTPPYYVCYPPYPMPPLIMVQDPYEYQACSIM; from the exons ATGAAG CAAAAGATGGTTCTGAAGGTGCAAATGAACTGTGAGAAATGTCGAGCACAGGCTTTGAGGATTGCTGCTGCTACACAAG GTGTGACTCAGATGGCAATACAAGGGCAAGAAAAAGATGAACTAATGGTAACTGGAGAGGAAGTGGATTCAGTTAAGTTGACTCGTTGTTTAAGAAAGAAGCTTCACCATGCTACCGTATTGACCATAGAAgtaataaaagagaagaaagaagagaagggaaaaaagacaaaaaatgaagaaaacaagaaaataaaggaTGAAAAACATACCCCGCCTTATTATGTATGTTATCCCCCATATCCCATGCCTCCACTAATTATGGTTCAAGATCCATACGAATACCAAGCATGTTCCATCATGTGA